One region of Syntrophorhabdus sp. genomic DNA includes:
- a CDS encoding transporter substrate-binding domain-containing protein, with protein sequence MVQVLMTGQVLRISAVFFLVFAFSNAVLAGDSHPEKLTVVYTEWYPYTYKQDNGAGGFEIDIFRAVMKRMGIEAVFAQFPFKRCLKMLEEGHAHVLISVLKTPERGRYTVFPGEHLSISRTSLFTRAGTQVRYGGSLKDLRGYTIGVIPGFSYGAAFDNADYLKKEEVLNTRRLVNMVVSGRLHLGIENEAVIRSVAGSLGVAGSIRFLNPPIHSRKLYAGFSRRLGLQQLAAEFSRNLKDFKDTGEYRDILRKYGVSRSESTHQKEKASGS encoded by the coding sequence ATGGTACAAGTTCTTATGACAGGGCAGGTCCTGCGCATATCCGCGGTCTTTTTCCTGGTGTTTGCGTTCAGCAACGCGGTCCTGGCCGGGGACAGCCATCCTGAAAAACTGACCGTCGTCTACACGGAATGGTACCCGTACACGTACAAGCAGGATAACGGCGCCGGAGGATTTGAGATAGACATCTTCAGGGCGGTGATGAAGAGGATGGGTATCGAGGCCGTGTTTGCGCAGTTTCCCTTTAAGCGGTGCCTCAAGATGCTCGAGGAGGGTCATGCCCATGTGCTCATATCGGTCCTCAAGACCCCGGAACGCGGGCGATACACGGTATTCCCCGGTGAGCACCTCAGTATCTCCCGGACCTCCCTCTTCACCAGGGCGGGCACTCAGGTCCGGTACGGGGGCTCCTTGAAAGACCTGAGGGGATACACCATCGGTGTCATCCCTGGCTTCAGCTACGGGGCGGCCTTCGACAATGCGGATTACCTGAAGAAGGAAGAAGTGCTGAACACCAGGCGGCTTGTCAACATGGTCGTCAGTGGCAGATTGCATCTCGGCATCGAGAACGAGGCGGTCATCAGGAGTGTCGCCGGCAGCCTTGGCGTTGCGGGATCGATCCGTTTTCTCAATCCCCCCATCCATAGCCGGAAGCTCTATGCGGGCTTCTCCAGGAGACTCGGGCTCCAGCAGCTGGCTGCGGAGTTTTCCAGAAACCTCAAAGACTTCAAAGACACCGGTGAGTACAGAGACATACTGCGAAAATACGGGGTTTCCCGTTCCGAATCGACCCACCAGAAGGAGAAGGCCTCCGGCAGTTGA
- a CDS encoding DNA alkylation repair protein, giving the protein MDLNVLERIRGELRENADEAIRESGLRFFREEVRLYGLKTAAVRSMARKYYKDIKGAGKAATFRLCEGLWESGYMEESFIACDWSYRVRKEYEPGDFEVFEKWVNRYVTNWASCDTLCNHSVGAFIEMYPEYLDDLKRWALSGNRWVRRAAAVSLIVPAREGRFLANVLDIAGILLTDDDDMVQKGYGWMLKVASQAHRQAVFDWVMMNRAKMPRTALRYAIEKMPGDLRAAAMAKVVTGN; this is encoded by the coding sequence ATGGACCTGAATGTTTTGGAGAGGATACGCGGTGAACTCAGGGAGAACGCGGATGAAGCGATACGGGAGAGCGGACTGAGGTTCTTCAGGGAGGAAGTGAGGCTTTACGGGTTGAAGACCGCGGCTGTGAGGAGCATGGCAAGGAAATACTACAAAGACATCAAAGGGGCGGGGAAAGCCGCAACCTTTCGTCTTTGCGAGGGGCTGTGGGAGTCCGGGTATATGGAGGAGTCTTTCATCGCCTGTGACTGGTCCTACCGCGTCCGCAAGGAGTACGAACCCGGTGATTTCGAGGTTTTCGAGAAATGGGTGAACAGATATGTTACTAACTGGGCATCCTGCGATACCCTGTGCAATCATTCGGTGGGAGCCTTTATCGAGATGTACCCCGAATATCTGGACGACCTGAAAAGATGGGCCCTGTCCGGAAACCGCTGGGTCCGCCGCGCGGCAGCGGTTTCTCTCATTGTTCCCGCGAGAGAAGGCAGGTTTCTCGCCAACGTCCTCGATATCGCAGGCATTCTCCTGACCGACGATGACGACATGGTGCAGAAAGGCTACGGTTGGATGCTCAAAGTTGCCAGCCAGGCGCACCGGCAAGCCGTCTTTGACTGGGTTATGATGAACAGGGCGAAAATGCCACGCACCGCCCTGCGCTACGCCATAGAGAAAATGCCGGGAGATCTCAGGGCCGCCGCAATGGCAAAGGTCGTCACAGGCAATTGA